From the Priestia aryabhattai genome, one window contains:
- a CDS encoding YidH family protein yields MTKKENESIYIQQHLANERTYLAWIRTSIATLGIGFVAGGLHFNSGKKLSEAADTLIIAVIIFSLAASAGLLLFSTYHYFSTRKKINSQTYQSSHALVIFVSMIMLMLIGALIFYFFNIA; encoded by the coding sequence ATGACTAAAAAAGAAAATGAATCCATTTATATTCAACAGCATTTAGCAAATGAACGAACGTATTTAGCATGGATTCGAACATCTATTGCTACACTTGGTATTGGGTTTGTTGCAGGCGGTCTGCATTTCAATTCCGGAAAAAAATTAAGTGAAGCAGCCGATACTCTTATTATTGCTGTCATCATCTTTTCTTTAGCTGCAAGTGCAGGTTTGCTTCTTTTTTCAACCTATCATTATTTTTCAACCCGCAAAAAAATTAACAGCCAAACGTATCAATCTTCTCACGCTTTGGTTATTTTTGTTTCCATGATCATGCTGATGCTGATCGGCGCTCTTATTTTTTACTTTTTTAACATAGCGTAA
- a CDS encoding MarR family winged helix-turn-helix transcriptional regulator encodes MENTPLSKFPIVKRFGTHFNSRRINVIQPPFTVCTVSVTVKSYYYVRCADYLIISHNTASEHVKRSIEKGYVYKNRDIQDERKVILHLTEAGKDILKRNSSLDEEKVSAILREMTASEKQLIQQAFQLLSERAKHV; translated from the coding sequence ATGGAAAATACGCCGCTTAGCAAATTTCCAATTGTAAAGAGATTCGGAACCCATTTTAACAGTCGAAGAATCAATGTAATACAACCGCCTTTCACAGTGTGTACAGTTAGTGTAACTGTTAAATCGTATTATTATGTGAGATGCGCGGATTATTTAATTATTTCACATAATACGGCATCTGAACATGTAAAGAGAAGTATCGAGAAAGGATATGTGTATAAAAATAGAGACATACAGGATGAAAGAAAAGTAATTCTGCATTTAACAGAAGCAGGAAAAGACATATTAAAACGGAATTCAAGCTTGGACGAAGAAAAAGTATCAGCTATTTTACGTGAAATGACAGCATCTGAAAAACAGCTGATTCAACAGGCTTTTCAGTTATTAAGCGAGCGTGCAAAACATGTATAG
- a CDS encoding YihY/virulence factor BrkB family protein — MIQTSKTVAARFFTERFFDQAAQTAYYFLLSFVPFIIFLFSLLSFFPIDTNNLLVFIEPFTPKSAYDVIERSIETVNNSGKKVLSFSLLATFWLASMAIQSLVRSLNDAYHIQRKQTFLRGLINDLILTFGFMVVVAISLFVPIIEEVIRHLVLTKVQVPDIWFQSWTTIRWGIGTLFLLGFFILFYKLMPSARVTWKDILPGAVFSTLGWQVVSTGFGYYVQFGSYSQIYGQLGSIIILMVWFYLTAAILLIGGLINGNKFIKTYRNTNSNVRNDGDK; from the coding sequence ATGATTCAAACATCTAAGACCGTTGCCGCTCGTTTTTTTACGGAGCGTTTCTTTGATCAGGCTGCTCAAACAGCCTACTATTTTTTGTTATCTTTTGTACCGTTTATTATCTTTCTTTTTTCTCTGCTGAGTTTCTTTCCAATCGATACAAACAATTTGCTGGTATTTATTGAACCATTTACGCCTAAAAGCGCCTACGACGTAATTGAACGGTCAATTGAAACAGTTAATAATAGCGGGAAAAAAGTTTTATCTTTTAGTTTATTAGCGACTTTTTGGCTCGCATCTATGGCTATACAATCTTTGGTTCGCTCGTTAAATGATGCGTATCATATTCAAAGAAAACAAACGTTTTTACGCGGTTTAATTAATGATTTAATTTTGACTTTTGGTTTTATGGTTGTGGTAGCTATTTCATTGTTTGTACCAATTATTGAAGAAGTCATTCGACATTTGGTGCTAACAAAAGTGCAGGTCCCTGATATATGGTTTCAAAGCTGGACGACGATTAGATGGGGAATTGGAACATTATTTTTATTGGGCTTTTTTATTCTTTTTTACAAACTGATGCCAAGTGCAAGAGTAACGTGGAAAGATATACTTCCAGGAGCTGTTTTCTCCACATTGGGGTGGCAAGTTGTATCTACCGGATTTGGATACTATGTCCAGTTTGGAAGCTACTCGCAAATCTATGGTCAGCTTGGAAGTATTATTATTCTAATGGTATGGTTTTATTTAACGGCCGCTATTTTATTAATTGGTGGTTTGATAAACGGTAATAAGTTCATCAAAACCTACCGAAATACAAATTCAAACGTAAGGAATGACGGAGATAAATAG
- a CDS encoding XdhC family protein — MHDILHAVETSTVKSVLATIVHVEGSSYLKEGTSMLFQENGENIGMLSAGCVEADLAERVKELFHTEHVLTVTYNLKEEGDAGWGQGAGCNGILYILLEPVNARMKQNLLRVKRHLDNRNPVLHIKKLDKNFIQTTSFYVEKTGETFGANSDESSFVKDDWNRGKSGIQFLNCSLLSYVHLYKPKPRLVIWGAGTDAKYLVSLAANTGFFVTLCDWRPDLCNKEHFPLAEEIHIGFPEEIDKQLSVHSDDFVVIMTHNFYRDQEILSLLKSKSVKYIGVLGPKKRTFRLLNTDIPPQIHSPVGLSIGAVGPQEIAVSILAELIQTLRMYDGKKG, encoded by the coding sequence ATGCACGATATTTTACATGCTGTAGAAACATCAACAGTAAAAAGTGTGTTGGCAACGATTGTTCATGTAGAAGGATCCTCTTATTTAAAAGAAGGAACGTCCATGCTGTTTCAAGAAAACGGGGAGAACATTGGGATGTTAAGCGCTGGTTGTGTAGAAGCAGATCTTGCTGAGCGCGTAAAAGAGTTGTTCCACACAGAGCACGTATTAACCGTTACGTATAATTTAAAAGAAGAAGGTGATGCAGGGTGGGGACAAGGAGCAGGCTGCAATGGAATACTTTATATTCTCCTAGAGCCTGTAAATGCGAGGATGAAGCAAAATCTTTTGCGGGTAAAACGTCATTTAGATAACCGAAATCCTGTTTTACATATTAAAAAATTAGATAAAAACTTTATTCAAACAACCTCTTTTTATGTAGAAAAGACGGGCGAAACATTTGGTGCAAATAGCGATGAATCATCTTTTGTAAAAGATGATTGGAATAGGGGAAAGAGCGGTATTCAATTTTTAAATTGCTCTCTACTCTCATATGTTCATCTATATAAACCGAAGCCTCGTTTAGTTATTTGGGGAGCAGGTACGGATGCAAAATACTTAGTATCACTTGCTGCCAATACGGGGTTTTTTGTTACCTTATGCGATTGGAGACCGGATTTATGTAATAAGGAGCATTTTCCACTAGCAGAGGAAATACATATTGGATTTCCAGAGGAAATAGACAAACAATTGTCCGTTCATAGCGATGATTTTGTTGTAATTATGACGCATAATTTTTATCGCGATCAAGAAATTCTGTCGCTATTAAAATCAAAATCTGTGAAGTATATAGGAGTTTTAGGACCCAAAAAGCGAACATTTCGACTATTGAATACCGATATCCCTCCCCAGATTCATTCCCCCGTAGGGCTTTCTATAGGAGCAGTAGGACCGCAGGAAATTGCCGTTAGTATTCTTGCTGAATTAATTCAAACCCTTCGAATGTATGATGGGAAAAAGGGATAA
- a CDS encoding NTP transferase domain-containing protein, protein MPSLNIVAVYLAAGASKRMGSNKLLLPLGNGCLGSKALQTAVCSKVNHTIVVTKKGDHLEWIDPILFSEAYQQKWSHTSCSSALKGQSASLKCGLKKAKKLSADAIIVLLADQPLVSDVLIDTFVSLFEKHSSVPFISSFYQGIARAPVLFSKQMFSSLDKLQGDQGARKIIRQNGTENGMFYECTDASLFIDVDTKQAYERVKKIYKEKRGEKSGDHWEKRYSKRCVGKSDGYSSIYK, encoded by the coding sequence ATGCCCAGTTTAAATATCGTTGCTGTTTATCTTGCCGCGGGAGCTAGTAAAAGGATGGGCAGCAATAAGCTGCTGCTGCCTTTAGGGAATGGATGTTTAGGTAGTAAAGCTTTACAAACCGCCGTTTGTTCAAAAGTGAATCATACGATAGTAGTAACAAAGAAAGGAGATCATCTTGAGTGGATTGACCCTATTCTTTTTTCAGAAGCATATCAGCAGAAGTGGAGTCATACTTCTTGTAGTAGCGCCTTAAAAGGTCAGTCTGCGTCTTTAAAATGCGGATTAAAAAAAGCAAAAAAATTAAGCGCTGATGCTATTATTGTGCTGCTAGCAGATCAGCCTCTTGTAAGTGACGTACTGATTGATACATTTGTTTCTCTGTTTGAAAAACATTCTTCCGTTCCGTTTATTTCATCTTTTTATCAAGGAATTGCCAGAGCGCCGGTTTTATTTTCAAAGCAAATGTTTTCAAGCTTGGATAAGCTGCAAGGAGATCAAGGGGCAAGAAAAATTATAAGACAAAACGGAACTGAAAATGGAATGTTTTACGAATGTACCGACGCTTCCCTTTTTATTGATGTTGATACAAAACAAGCGTATGAACGCGTTAAAAAGATATACAAAGAGAAACGAGGTGAAAAGAGTGGAGATCATTGGGAAAAGCGTTATTCGAAAAGATGCGTTGGAAAAAGTGACGGGTACAGCTCGATATACAAATGA
- the pssA gene encoding CDP-diacylglycerol--serine O-phosphatidyltransferase, protein MILRLLKWVPNLFTIGNLLSGVFSIAFNMNSYERLAALFIFLAAFFDLFDGKIARKLKVNSEFGVELDSLADIISFGVAPAILFHTLSPHSWLTVLAFMIYPSMGALRLAKFSANPTIGYFIGLPIPFPALIIALLGMFYYVNPYLMIILAILMVSPIRVMKI, encoded by the coding sequence TTGATTCTTCGACTGTTAAAATGGGTTCCGAATCTCTTTACAATTGGAAATTTGCTAAGCGGCGTATTTTCCATAGCCTTTAATATGAACAGCTACGAACGCTTAGCTGCTCTTTTTATTTTTCTAGCCGCTTTTTTCGATTTATTTGACGGCAAAATTGCGAGAAAGCTAAAAGTTAATAGTGAATTTGGTGTAGAGCTAGATTCTTTAGCTGATATTATAAGCTTTGGCGTAGCGCCTGCAATCTTATTTCATACTCTTTCTCCCCACTCTTGGCTAACCGTATTAGCCTTCATGATTTATCCAAGCATGGGCGCATTAAGGTTAGCTAAATTTAGTGCAAATCCAACCATAGGTTATTTTATAGGGCTGCCTATTCCTTTTCCAGCTCTAATTATCGCACTGCTGGGCATGTTTTATTACGTGAACCCTTACCTTATGATTATTTTAGCTATTTTGATGGTTAGTCCTATTCGGGTAATGAAAATTTAG
- a CDS encoding multidrug efflux MFS transporter yields MELWKRNLYICWFGSFCTTAGMSLVIPFLPLYIEKLGVHDTSSISRWAGIAFGATFLMAAIVSPLWGSLADKYGRKLMLLRASLGMAIVMTSIGFVQNVYQLVGLRFLMGAVSGFISAAITLVATQTPKEHSGKALGTLSTGAVSGSLLGPLVGGYLGDTIGLRHVFFVTGAFMFLSFLIVNLIQEDKKETVKTTKESNIGLLSLKNSKAVIGVFVTTFLLQLAVMAIQPIVTLYVKQLSTHTDHLALISGFVVAATGISNILAASRLGKVSDRVGPQNVLQICLLIVAVICGLQAFVHSTWQLFLLRFLLGFAMGGLLPSINSYLKKIVPDSITGKMFGYNQTAQYFGNLAGPVIGGQIAGAKGIPYVFLTTSVLLLLNAGWVYYQRHHGPQLDGKTA; encoded by the coding sequence ATGGAATTATGGAAACGAAACTTGTACATTTGCTGGTTCGGTTCTTTTTGCACCACAGCCGGGATGAGTTTAGTTATTCCGTTTTTACCGCTTTATATTGAAAAGCTGGGAGTTCACGATACAAGCTCCATCAGCAGGTGGGCTGGTATTGCGTTTGGAGCTACTTTTTTAATGGCCGCTATTGTTTCTCCTTTATGGGGGAGTTTGGCCGATAAATATGGGCGAAAGCTTATGCTCCTTCGCGCAAGCTTAGGCATGGCAATTGTTATGACTTCTATCGGTTTTGTGCAAAATGTCTATCAGCTTGTCGGACTGCGCTTTTTAATGGGGGCCGTTTCCGGCTTCATCTCTGCAGCCATTACGTTAGTAGCTACTCAAACACCTAAGGAGCACAGCGGTAAAGCATTAGGTACGTTGTCTACAGGGGCTGTATCAGGATCTTTATTAGGACCGCTAGTAGGCGGCTACTTAGGAGATACAATTGGGTTACGCCACGTCTTTTTCGTGACGGGTGCATTTATGTTTTTGTCTTTTTTAATTGTAAATTTAATTCAAGAAGACAAAAAAGAGACGGTGAAAACGACTAAAGAATCTAACATTGGGTTACTGTCTCTTAAGAATTCAAAGGCCGTCATTGGTGTATTTGTTACAACTTTTTTACTGCAGCTTGCGGTTATGGCTATTCAGCCAATCGTTACACTGTATGTAAAACAACTGTCTACCCATACCGATCACCTTGCCCTTATTTCAGGCTTTGTCGTGGCGGCAACAGGAATTTCAAACATTTTAGCTGCATCAAGACTTGGCAAAGTCAGCGATCGCGTGGGTCCTCAAAATGTACTTCAAATATGCTTGCTTATCGTAGCGGTTATTTGCGGCTTGCAGGCCTTTGTGCATAGTACTTGGCAGCTATTCTTACTGCGTTTTTTACTCGGTTTTGCAATGGGAGGATTATTACCTTCTATTAATTCTTATTTAAAGAAAATTGTGCCGGACTCTATTACAGGTAAAATGTTTGGCTATAATCAAACAGCGCAATACTTCGGGAATTTAGCTGGGCCAGTCATTGGAGGACAAATTGCCGGAGCTAAAGGTATTCCTTACGTATTCTTAACAACTAGTGTTCTTCTACTATTGAACGCTGGGTGGGTGTATTATCAGCGCCATCACGGACCACAGCTAGACGGTAAAACCGCATAA
- a CDS encoding TIGR04104 family putative zinc finger protein: MATCQNCNHKWNWRTTFKQLLTFRNVLECPHCDKQQYISAKSQKRLSIYSFAPLIIWLILSLFDFSFPSIVVAELIFFIAAVIMMPLSYEVSSEEEPLW; this comes from the coding sequence ATGGCCACCTGTCAAAATTGTAATCATAAATGGAACTGGAGGACAACCTTTAAACAACTGTTAACATTTAGAAACGTTTTAGAATGCCCACACTGTGACAAACAACAGTATATCTCTGCAAAATCCCAAAAGCGATTATCAATCTACTCATTTGCACCTCTTATTATTTGGCTTATTCTCTCACTATTTGACTTTTCCTTTCCATCCATTGTTGTCGCGGAGCTTATTTTCTTCATAGCAGCGGTTATTATGATGCCACTTTCTTATGAAGTAAGCAGCGAAGAAGAACCCTTGTGGTAA
- a CDS encoding MFS transporter → MEGQHSNNRLGQIITVVATFLAFMGIGVVDPILPEIAKQIGASHWQVEMLFTSYLLMMAIMMIPAGILASRVGDKRLMVTGLIIVTIFAALCGFSNNIPQLSIFRAGWGLGNSFFFATAMTLLIALSGEVKKAVGLYEAAIGLGMAGGPLVGGVLGNASWRWPFFGTSALIFIAFILVLTIVKQPTSTKPRKAAGFKDMVKLYKLKPFTQGAVSGMLYYYGFFTVLAYTPLILSIGALQIGFVFFGWGLCLAYGSAVLAHQLEKRHQPKQVLHVSLIVFSLILICLFAFDATWLRIVLIMAAGLVSGLNNALFTSYVMEVSPYERGITSGGYNFLRWLGAAFAPLLSGVIGNAVAPQAPFLVAAILGLLAFVIMVIKVKTTSQTNEAVSK, encoded by the coding sequence GTGGAAGGACAGCATTCAAATAACCGATTAGGTCAAATTATTACGGTAGTAGCTACTTTTTTAGCATTTATGGGAATTGGGGTAGTAGATCCGATTTTACCGGAGATTGCTAAGCAAATTGGAGCTTCTCATTGGCAAGTAGAAATGTTATTTACTTCTTATTTATTAATGATGGCTATCATGATGATTCCAGCAGGGATCTTAGCATCACGTGTAGGAGACAAGCGTTTGATGGTAACAGGACTTATCATTGTGACGATTTTTGCAGCGCTATGCGGGTTTTCTAACAATATTCCTCAGCTTTCTATTTTCCGAGCAGGTTGGGGACTTGGTAATTCTTTTTTCTTTGCAACAGCTATGACGTTGCTTATTGCATTATCAGGTGAAGTGAAAAAAGCAGTAGGATTATATGAAGCTGCGATTGGTTTGGGAATGGCCGGGGGACCGCTTGTAGGAGGCGTGTTAGGAAATGCTTCTTGGAGATGGCCATTTTTCGGTACAAGTGCTTTAATTTTTATCGCCTTTATTTTAGTGTTAACAATTGTTAAACAGCCTACAAGCACTAAGCCTCGTAAAGCAGCAGGTTTTAAAGACATGGTTAAGCTCTATAAATTAAAACCATTTACTCAAGGCGCTGTATCAGGCATGCTTTATTACTATGGATTCTTTACAGTGTTAGCTTATACGCCGCTTATTCTATCTATCGGAGCTCTTCAAATTGGCTTTGTTTTCTTTGGATGGGGATTATGTTTGGCTTATGGCTCAGCGGTTTTAGCACATCAGTTAGAAAAAAGACATCAGCCAAAACAAGTGTTACATGTTAGCTTAATTGTTTTTTCACTTATTTTAATTTGTTTATTTGCATTTGATGCAACATGGTTGCGCATTGTTTTAATTATGGCAGCAGGTCTTGTATCAGGACTTAATAATGCGTTATTTACCAGTTATGTAATGGAAGTATCTCCTTATGAACGAGGAATTACATCTGGAGGATATAATTTCTTAAGATGGTTAGGTGCAGCGTTTGCTCCTTTATTATCAGGGGTTATCGGCAATGCCGTAGCGCCTCAAGCGCCTTTTCTCGTAGCAGCGATTCTTGGATTGCTAGCTTTTGTTATTATGGTTATAAAAGTAAAAACAACTTCTCAAACGAATGAAGCTGTATCTAAATAA
- a CDS encoding MFS transporter: MNKKVYILAIASFVVGTVELILGGILDLIADAFHVSLAKAGYLISIYSFVYALSAPILLNVTAKIERKKVYMWTLFIFLLSNVFSAYSSGYYMLLIGRILAAASGSFIIVLSTTMASRMVKPEYQGRAIGVVFMGISGSLVLGIPLGILIGNALGWRQVFVMIAILTAVIMVTVWFTMERLAPAPIVPLKTQIKALRNKKMLAIHLATLFVLAGHLTLYAYFTPFLQETLGLNTTMVTIIYGIFGLAAVAGGGLGGAVSDRWNPSSSVITMIALFFVSMIAMPFGVHFPFVVFLLLMIIWSALSWAVSPAQSNLIIHSARETSDILISTNAAISHVGIAIGSYVGGIVVNQYSVIYNGWVGSIFVLLGLFCSLYAVTRTESTADTLHSK, translated from the coding sequence ATGAATAAAAAAGTTTACATACTTGCGATTGCTTCCTTTGTTGTTGGAACGGTCGAATTAATTCTAGGAGGCATCTTAGACTTAATTGCTGATGCATTTCATGTATCATTAGCAAAAGCAGGTTATTTAATCTCTATTTATTCATTTGTTTATGCCTTGTCTGCGCCGATTTTACTAAATGTGACGGCCAAGATAGAGCGTAAAAAAGTATATATGTGGACATTATTTATTTTCTTATTGAGCAATGTATTTTCAGCCTACAGTTCGGGTTATTATATGCTATTGATCGGGCGTATTCTCGCTGCTGCGAGCGGCTCTTTTATCATTGTGCTATCTACCACAATGGCTTCTAGAATGGTAAAGCCTGAATATCAAGGCAGAGCAATTGGCGTTGTATTTATGGGAATTAGCGGCTCACTTGTTTTAGGCATTCCTCTTGGTATTTTGATTGGAAATGCGCTTGGCTGGCGTCAAGTATTTGTTATGATTGCGATTTTGACTGCCGTTATTATGGTTACCGTTTGGTTTACAATGGAACGTCTAGCTCCCGCTCCAATTGTACCCTTAAAAACTCAGATAAAAGCTTTACGCAATAAAAAAATGCTCGCTATTCACCTAGCAACATTATTTGTACTGGCGGGCCATTTAACGCTTTATGCGTACTTCACACCATTTTTACAAGAAACGCTAGGACTAAATACAACGATGGTGACCATTATTTATGGGATTTTCGGTCTTGCTGCAGTGGCAGGAGGAGGACTTGGAGGAGCTGTTTCTGATAGATGGAACCCTTCTTCGTCTGTTATCACCATGATTGCTCTCTTTTTTGTTAGCATGATTGCTATGCCTTTTGGCGTTCATTTTCCATTTGTTGTGTTCTTGCTTCTTATGATTATTTGGAGTGCGCTCAGCTGGGCGGTCTCACCGGCTCAAAGCAATTTAATTATTCATAGTGCACGCGAAACGTCGGATATTTTAATCAGCACTAATGCAGCGATTTCACACGTAGGAATTGCGATCGGCTCCTATGTTGGAGGAATTGTCGTTAATCAATACTCTGTTATTTATAACGGCTGGGTCGGTTCTATTTTTGTCTTGCTCGGTCTTTTCTGCTCTCTTTATGCCGTAACACGAACAGAAAGCACAGCAGATACGCTTCACAGTAAATAA
- a CDS encoding SAM-dependent methyltransferase, producing MSLAEKKLEIDRVVFIGRTFEEYKAMFNLNEKHLKGKKVLDCASGACSFTAHALQQGTAAISCDIAYKFTAEELKKKGSLDLIHTMDQMQHVQEQYVWKYFSSIDHLTEHRKRALRDCIAHMKKNPEAYQYGALPNLPFQKNEFDLTLCANFLFMYSDRLDYAFHLEALKELIRVTKEEVRLFPLTDLSGKLSNYLPQLLEEIAPLVKGTEIADTPYEFQKGANQMLKICV from the coding sequence TTGAGTTTAGCAGAGAAAAAGTTAGAAATTGACCGAGTTGTTTTTATCGGAAGAACGTTTGAAGAGTATAAGGCTATGTTTAATTTGAATGAAAAGCACTTAAAAGGAAAAAAAGTGTTAGATTGTGCTAGCGGAGCTTGTTCTTTTACTGCTCATGCCTTGCAGCAAGGTACGGCGGCTATTAGCTGTGATATTGCCTATAAATTTACGGCAGAAGAGCTTAAAAAAAAGGGAAGCCTGGATTTAATTCATACTATGGATCAAATGCAACACGTACAGGAGCAGTATGTGTGGAAGTATTTTTCGTCTATTGATCACTTAACTGAACATCGAAAAAGAGCATTAAGAGATTGTATCGCTCATATGAAAAAGAACCCCGAAGCCTATCAGTACGGAGCGCTTCCTAATCTGCCTTTTCAAAAGAATGAATTTGATTTAACGCTTTGTGCAAACTTTTTATTTATGTACAGCGATCGGTTAGATTATGCGTTTCATTTAGAGGCTTTAAAAGAACTGATACGCGTTACAAAAGAGGAAGTGCGCTTGTTTCCTTTAACGGATCTAAGCGGCAAGCTTTCTAACTATTTGCCGCAGCTATTAGAAGAGATTGCACCCCTAGTAAAAGGAACAGAAATAGCAGACACCCCGTATGAATTTCAAAAAGGCGCTAATCAAATGCTGAAGATATGTGTATAA
- a CDS encoding DUF3147 family protein: MYSIIKILMSALSIAGITEMAKRFPTYGGIVAALPIVSLLSIVWLSVQGEKKEVVSQFTLGVLYGLPGTILLLAVVYICLKNSLHLFMSLSIGVVCWGMFLVLQKIMIKLITT, encoded by the coding sequence ATGTATAGTATCATCAAAATTTTAATGTCGGCTCTTAGTATTGCAGGGATAACAGAAATGGCCAAAAGATTTCCGACATACGGTGGAATTGTGGCTGCTCTTCCTATTGTGAGCTTACTAAGTATTGTTTGGTTATCAGTGCAAGGAGAAAAAAAGGAAGTGGTCAGTCAGTTTACACTCGGCGTTCTTTATGGACTGCCAGGCACTATTTTACTACTTGCTGTCGTCTATATTTGTTTAAAGAACTCACTTCATTTGTTTATGAGTTTATCCATAGGAGTTGTGTGCTGGGGCATGTTTTTAGTGCTTCAAAAGATAATGATTAAACTAATTACTACATAA
- a CDS encoding DUF523 domain-containing protein — translation MILVSSCLAGQACRYNGSSALVEEIETLIQNKEAMMMCPELLGGFYTPREPAEIIKGTGIDVINGSARVVELSGKDVTDVYIDGAYKALSIAKEVKATIIVLKENSPSCGSEQIYNGTFSGARIIGEGVTTALLRKHGFIVMSESQFAAKMYSEQS, via the coding sequence ATGATTTTGGTTAGTTCTTGTTTAGCAGGCCAAGCGTGCAGATACAACGGAAGCAGTGCCTTGGTTGAGGAGATTGAAACGCTCATTCAAAATAAAGAAGCGATGATGATGTGTCCGGAACTGTTAGGTGGATTTTACACGCCTCGAGAACCGGCAGAAATCATAAAAGGAACAGGAATAGACGTAATAAATGGAAGCGCGCGGGTTGTTGAACTATCAGGAAAAGACGTCACGGATGTATACATAGACGGGGCCTACAAGGCACTGAGCATCGCAAAAGAGGTAAAAGCTACTATTATTGTGTTAAAAGAAAACAGTCCTTCATGCGGAAGTGAACAAATATATAACGGAACATTTTCAGGTGCTAGAATAATCGGTGAAGGGGTAACGACTGCTCTGTTAAGAAAGCATGGTTTTATCGTCATGTCCGAATCTCAATTTGCAGCTAAAATGTATTCAGAACAATCATAA
- a CDS encoding Hsp20/alpha crystallin family protein: MDFDKLMQWMEFAKKYQTNDFWNGVFDQTAFNDFMKENMDMNAPDSYQAPQASKSNFPPVDIYVTPHEIIIIADLPGYLKENLHVSVSGSRLLLKGSPHPLITGQPVVQERPSGDFNRIVELPEPTDAHHLRAKFENGLLILSYHRQFFQEERIHIE; encoded by the coding sequence ATGGACTTTGATAAACTTATGCAGTGGATGGAATTTGCTAAAAAATATCAAACAAATGACTTTTGGAACGGTGTCTTTGATCAAACTGCTTTTAACGACTTTATGAAAGAAAATATGGATATGAATGCTCCTGATTCATATCAGGCACCTCAGGCTTCTAAAAGTAATTTTCCACCTGTCGACATTTACGTTACCCCTCATGAAATCATTATTATCGCTGACTTGCCTGGCTATCTAAAAGAAAATTTGCACGTTTCTGTTTCAGGCAGCCGGCTTCTATTAAAAGGCTCACCGCACCCTCTCATCACAGGGCAGCCGGTTGTACAAGAACGACCCTCTGGAGACTTTAACCGAATTGTTGAATTGCCAGAGCCTACGGATGCGCATCATCTGCGTGCGAAATTTGAAAATGGACTGCTTATTCTTTCTTATCACAGGCAGTTTTTCCAAGAAGAACGTATTCATATTGAATAA
- a CDS encoding TrmB family transcriptional regulator — protein sequence MLQKFGFSQYESQVYEALLANDGPLDASSIVTYSHVPKAKIYEVLNRLIDKGIVVNTLSGKKKLYSAVALQTVIQKLTADFESDINELKTYKIKKTFTDDHIWSLKDKSSISAHIEQLIHEAESSIILSAWNDELEHYRLLLEEKEKKGVNVEVLTIGNLQTALKHLHTLNPIDDHKKLEPSQLIIVDDAYLLFAGIEHDTWKAIKTMSQPLVKVFADFFYHDVALTHITKKYQEQLLQDSEIMELLTRLRY from the coding sequence ATGCTGCAAAAATTTGGTTTTTCTCAGTATGAAAGTCAAGTATATGAAGCGCTGCTTGCAAATGATGGCCCGCTGGATGCTAGTTCGATTGTCACGTATTCACATGTTCCAAAAGCAAAAATTTATGAAGTGCTTAATCGTTTAATCGATAAAGGCATTGTAGTGAATACATTGTCCGGGAAAAAGAAACTTTATTCAGCGGTAGCTCTTCAAACCGTCATTCAAAAACTTACTGCTGATTTTGAAAGTGACATCAATGAATTAAAAACATATAAAATTAAAAAAACGTTTACAGATGATCATATTTGGAGTTTAAAAGATAAATCTTCTATTTCTGCTCACATTGAACAATTGATTCATGAAGCGGAATCTTCTATTATTTTATCGGCTTGGAATGATGAGTTGGAACATTACCGCTTATTGCTAGAAGAAAAAGAGAAAAAAGGCGTGAACGTCGAGGTCTTAACCATAGGAAACTTGCAGACTGCCCTCAAACATTTACATACATTAAATCCAATAGATGACCATAAAAAACTTGAGCCGTCGCAGTTGATTATTGTTGACGATGCTTACCTTTTATTTGCCGGCATTGAACATGACACATGGAAAGCAATTAAAACCATGTCGCAGCCGCTTGTAAAAGTTTTCGCTGATTTCTTTTATCATGACGTCGCACTTACCCATATCACAAAGAAATATCAAGAGCAGCTTCTTCAAGATTCTGAGATCATGGAGCTGCTTACTCGACTGCGTTATTAA